In Vigna radiata var. radiata cultivar VC1973A unplaced genomic scaffold, Vradiata_ver6 scaffold_401, whole genome shotgun sequence, a genomic segment contains:
- the LOC106778348 gene encoding probable sugar phosphate/phosphate translocator At1g48230 yields MINKPLFLTYVYLFVYILLSSGVILYNKWVLSPKYFNFPLPITLTMIHMAFSGAVAFFLVRVFKIVSPVKMTFEIYATCVVPISAFFASSLWFGNTAYLHISVAFIQMLKALMPVATFLMAVLCGIDKARCDVFLNMLLVSVGVVISSYGEIHFNTVGTVYQVTGIFAEALRLVLTQVLLQKKGLTLNPITSLYYIAPCSFVFLFVPWYLLEKPVMEVSQIQFNFWIFFSNAICALALNFSIFLVIGRTGAVTIRVAGVLKDWILIALSTVIFPESTITGLNIIGYAIALCGVVMYNYIKVRDVRASQLPVETIPDRITKDWKFEKKSSDIYVPDNIDENEGSSGGNGTASDMKIDEETPLISSSRLSHIGRTQLTNQYATGK; encoded by the exons atgattaaCAAACCTCTTTTTCTAACATATGTGTACTTGTTCGTGTACATCTTGCTCTCATCCGGCGTCATTTTGTACAACAAG TGGGTTTTGTCGCCGAAATACTTTAACTTTCCCCTTCCCATAACGCTCACCATGATTCACATGGCATTCTCTGGGGCAGTGGCATTTTTTCTTGTTCGGGTCTTTAAG ATTGTGTCTCCTGTCAAAATGACATTTGAAAT CTACGCAACTTGTGTGGTACCAATAAGTGCTTTCTTTGCATCTAGTCTTTG GTTTGGTAACACTGCCTACTTGCACATCTCCGTGGCTTTTATCCAGATGCTCAAAGCTCTga TGCCGGTGGCAACTTTCCTTATGGCTGTTTTGTGCGGCATTGACAAAGCAAGGTGTGATGTGTTCTTGAACATGTTGCTGGTCAGTGTTGGAGTTGTCATTTCCTCCTATGGGgaaattcattttaatacaGTTGGTACAGTTTACCAGGTCACAGGCATCTTTGCAGAAGCTCTAAGACTGGTCTTAACACAAGTCCTTCTGCAGAAAAAGGGGCTGACTTTAAATCCTATTACAAGCCTATATTACATAGCTCCCTGCAG TTTTGTGTTTCTCTTTGTGCCTTGGTACCTTTTGGAGAAGCCAGTAATGGAAGTTTCACAGATTCAGTTTAATTTCTGGATCTTCTTTTCCAATGCCATATGTGCACTAGCCTTGAACTTCTCAATTTTCTTAGTCATTGGTCGAACTGGTGCTGTAACCATCCGGGTTGCTGGTGTGCTTAAAGACTGGATATTAATAGCTCTGTCCACTGTCATATTCCCAGAATCTACAATAACTGGGTTGAACATAATTGGTTATGCAATTG CACTATGTGGAGTTGTGATGTACAACTACATAAAGGTTAGGGATGTAAGGGCCTCTCAATTGCCTGTTGAAACTATTCCAGATCGGATCACAAAG GACTGGAAATTCGAGAAGAAGTCATCTGATATTTACGTGCCAGATAACATTGATGAGAATGAGGGAAGCAGTGGAGGTAATGGAACTGCATCTGATAtgaaaattgatgaagaaaCACCACTTATTTCATCATCAAGGTTATCTCATATTGGACGTACGCAGTTAACCAACCAATATGCAACAGGAAAGTGA
- the LOC106778332 gene encoding uncharacterized protein LOC106778332: MDCGGLAKGIEELKVKEEKGNLHVQEQAQGQLQITTFSELVNEVDLHFQIIRFPKQIYVWIGYNSAKFGHMYAAAPTRPSNSVSVTSILGGFCDNTGSGIAHRLVLKTGLNIILACSIPKNSPMLEIEAEKILIQKLISLGYTKSRLGGTSL; encoded by the exons ATGGATTGTGGAGGGCTGGCGAAGGGGATTGAAGAGTTGAAAGTGAAGGAAGAAAAGGGTAATCTACATGTTCAGGAACAGGCACAGGGTCAATTGCAGATCACTACCTTTTCTGAACTTGTCAATGAGGTCGACCTCCATTTTCAGATCATTCGCTTTCCCAAACAG ATATATGTGTGGATTGGTTACAACTCTGCAAAATTTGGACACATGTATGCAGCAGCTCCCACTCGTCCT AGCAATTCAGTATCTGTCACTTCCATACTCGGAGGATTTTGTGATAACACAGGGTCTGGCATTGCTCATCGATTAG TGTTAAAGACTGGTCTCAACATAATTTTGGCTTGCAGTATTCCAAAAAATAGCCCCATGCTTGAG ATAGAAGCtgagaaaatattgattcagAAACTCATTAGTCTGGGCTACACCAAGTCCAGATTGGGAGGAACATCTTTGTAG